The DNA segment AGAAATAGTCCACATAGCCCATGCTCTTAATGACGCCGAGCTCGTAGGAAAGCCGCTCCCTTAAGTCTTTTCCGCCGTCCGGGTACCGCTTTGCAAAACCGGTCTCGCAGAGATGGTTTAAATAGCCCCAGGCGTCGTACCCCTCCGGCACGTCGTAGCGCGGGAGCTTTGTGACGCCGAACTCGATCTCCACATTGCACCGCTCGGCGATTTTATGGGTATTCTCCATGGCCTCCCTGGCGTATGGGAACAGCTCTGCCATCTCCTCCTCGGATTTTACGAAATACTGGCCGCCCTCGTATCGCATCCGGTTCTCATCGGAGACCTTTTTCCCCGTCTGGATGCAGAGAAGGATGTCGTGGGCCTCCCAGTCCTCTGCGTAAATATAGTGGCAGTCGTTGGTGACAACCATGGGGATTCCAAGCTCATTGCTCAGCCGCAGGATTCCCTGGTTCACCTGGCGCTGGAGCGGGATCCCGTGATCCTGCATCTCCAGGAAATAGTTGCCTTCGCCAAAGACCTCAAGATGGCGCTTTGCCGCCTCCTTTGCCTCCTCATAAAGCCCTCTTGCCAGGAACCGCGGCACCTCGCCGGCCAGGCAGGCGCTTAAGGCGATGATTCCCTCGTGGTATTCCCGAAGGACCTCCATGTCCACCCGCGGCTTATAGTAAAAGCCGTCCACAAAGCCTTTGGAGACAATTTTCATCAGGTTCTGGTACCCCAGGTTGTTTTCGGCAAGAAGCACCAGATGGTAGTAGCGGTCCTCGCCGTGGACAGTCTCCCTGTCGAACCGGGAGCCCGGCGACACGTAGACCTCGCAGCCGATGATCGGCTTGATGCCTGCCTCCCTGGCCGCACGGTAGAAATCAATGACGCCGTACATGGCTCCGTGGTCCGTAATGGCCATGCTGTCCATGCCCAGTTCCTTCGCCCTTGCCACCAGCTCCCCGATTTTGCTGGAGCCGTCCAAAAGGCTGTATTCCGTATGGACGTGCAAATGTGTAAATGCCATCTTTTCCTCCGTTTTTCTATCTTACAATGCAAAAGAGCTGCCGCCTTCCCCTGGCAGCAGCCCCATGGCTCATCATCAGTTATTGCTCAGATATTTCTCAATATCGCTCACTGCTTTTTCTTCGTCTTCTCCTTCAGCCATGACAATCACCTGCTCGCCGACCGGAAGTTCCAGAGTCATCATCCCCATGATGCTCTTCGCGTTCACCTTCCTGCTGTCGCTCTGAACATAAATTTTGCTTTCATAGCTGCTGGCAAGCTGCACCAGCATGGCAATAGGTCTTGCCTCCAGCCCGGAAGCCAATTCGATTGTTACGGTTCGCTTCGTCATAATAATCCTCCTCAACTGCATCTAAATGGCTCTAGCATCCATTTAATTCTCCGCCCGCTCTTCCCTGAGCCTTTCGGCCAGGTCAGAAAGCTTGCGAAGTCGGTGATTGACCCCGGACTTCCCAACGGGAGGTTCCAGCTCCTCACCAAGTTCTTTCAGCGTCGCTTCCGGCTTTTCAAGCCTGGCTCTGGCAATCTCCTCCAAGCCGGCTGGCAGGCCTTCAAAGCCGATTGTATCCCTGATATATTGTATATCATCTATCTGCTTCATAGCAGCCGATACCGTTTTGTTGATGTTTGCCGTCTCGCAGTTTACCTGACGGTTCACATTCCCTCTCATTTCCTTCAGAATCCGGATATTCTCAAATTCCATTAGGGCAAGGGGCGCCTCCATCACGTTTAACATGTCTGCGATCTGGTTCCCCTCTTTGATATATACCACAAAATATCGTTTCCGAATGACGATGCGGGCATCCATGTCAAATGTTGCCATAATGGACTGAAGCTGTCTTGCCTTTGGCTCGGCGGTACAGACAATCTCAAGATGGTAAAACTTTTCCGGATCGCTGACCGAACCGGACGCTAAAAATGCCCCCCGCAGAAAAGCCCGCCGGCAGCAGGGATTCTGCACCACCACATTGCCGACTACGGACAGGTTTTCCCTGATTTCCCCGTCGTCGGCCAGAAGTTTTGTGGCTTTTAAGACCCGGAGCGCATCCTCGTGTTCCTTTACGCAGACCGAATAGATCCGGTTTTTGCCGAGGTGGGCGTTTTTCCGGATGGAAATATCCGTATTTATATTAAATGTTTTTTTCAATAATGTAAAGCATTTTCTTGCAACCGTCACGTTTTCCGTGTGGATCTTAATGCTGTAACGCTCGTCCCCGGAAATCTGGATCCGGCCGCATAGGCTCAAAATTGCGGCGATTTCCGCAATCTGGCAGTGTCTGGCCGGGCTTAGTTGCCTGGAAAGCTCGTCTTTAATTTTGGAAGAAAAAGACATGTTATCTCCCTCCGTCCCGGAATGCGTCCCTGTGCTCTAACCGCACGCCAAAATGACCGGCGGCGGACAGGCGGCCCGCAAGGGCATTGGCGATGGTGACGGAGCGGTGCCGCCCGCCCGTACAGCCGATGGCAATCACAAGCTGTGTCTTGCCTTCAAGAATGTACTTCGGAAGCAGGAAGTCCAGCATGTCTTCCAGCTTATCAAGGAACTGGCCGGCCGTGCCGCCCTGCATCACATATTCCTGGACATCCCGGTCATTTCCCGTGTGGGGCCGCAGCTCCTCGATATAATGGGGGTTCGGCAAAAACCGCACATCGAAAACCAGGTCGGCGTCAGCCGGGATCCCATGCTTAAAGCCGAAGCTTAAAACTGTCACATAGAGGTTCTGGAAAATCCCGTCGCCGCAGACGATTTTTTCCAACTCCTGTCTCAGGTCTTTCCAGAGAAGCCGGCTGGTATCCAGGATATAGTCGGCCTCTTCCTTTAAAAACGAGAGCTTTTCCCGCTCCAGGGCAATGCCCCGCTCCAGCCTTCCGACTCCCGAAAGCGGATGGCTTCGTCTCGTCTCCTTGTACCGTTTAATGAGGACACTGTCGCCGGAATCGAGAAACAGGATCGTAAACGGCTGTCCTGTCTCCCGCCATTTCCGGATCACGTCCTTTAAAAGCGGCAGCTCCTCGCCGCTGCGGATGTCGATTCCCAGGGCTGCGTCCTGTCTGCCGCCCGGATTGTCCCTCGTAAGCTCGGCAAATTTTTCCACCAGCGGCACCGGCAGGTTATCCACGCAGTAAAATCCCAGATCCTCCAGGATTTTAAGCGCCGTAGTCTTTCCCGCCCCGGACATGCCTGTCACAATCACCAGCCTCACCTTGCCATTCCTCCTGCGTCCTTACTCCTCAAATTCCCCTAACAGCCTGATCTCCAACTCCAGAAGGACTCCGGAGTTCTCATAAACACGTCTCCTGACCTCTCTGCAAAGCCGGTAAATATCGGCCGCAGCCGCCCCGCCTTTGTTGATGACGAAACCGGCGTGCTTTTCGGAAACGGCTGCGCCTCCGATGGAAAAGCCTTTTAAGCCGGCTTCTTCAATGAGTTTTCCTGCAAAATTCCCCTCCGGCCGTTTAAAGGTGCTTCCGGCGCTTGGAAACTCCAAGGGCTGTTTCTCCCGCCTTTGTTTCGCAAGCTCCTCCATCCTGGCGCGGATTGTCTCCGGCTCCCCTTTTTCCAGGGAAACTTCTGCCTCGAGGACGGTAAAGCCCTTCTCTCCGATGCAGCTTTTCCGGTAACCCAGACAGAGCTCCTCGCAGGGAAGCTCCAAAATCTCCCCTTCCTGCGACAGCACCGAAACCGACTTTAGCACGTCCTTCATCTCCGAGCCGTAGGCACCGGCATTCATAACGACGGCTCCGCCCAGGCTCCCGGGAATCCCGGCCGCAAATTCCAGGCCGGAAAGGCCGGCCTTTAAAGCCTCTCCCGCAAGCTTTGAAAGCAAAACGCCGGCTCCGGCGCGGATCGTATTTTCGGAAACAGAAAGGTTCCGGAACCGTTCCATGGAGATCACGGCTCCCGGGAAGCCCTTGTCGCTCACAAGGAGATTGCTCCCGTTTCCTATCATATACCAGGCCGCTCCGGCCTTTTTTATGGCTCTTAAGACGGCTGCCAGCTCCTCTGCCGTCTCCGGCAGAAGGAACCATTCCGCCTCACCGCCGGCACGAAACGTCGTATGGCGCTTCATTGATTCCCTGATCTTAACTTCCATGGAGCAGTTCTCCTAATCTCTTTTTGCCATGTTGGCCTGTACCCGGTTGTAGAGCTCCTTGGCCGCGTTGTAGCCCATCTTCTTCTGGCGGTAGTTGACGGCGGCGGACTCCACGATGATGGCCAGGTTGCGGCCCGGGCGGATCGGGATCTTATGGCAGACGACGCGGTTTCCCAGATATTCCGTGTACTGGTCTTCCATTCCTAGGCGGTCGTATTCTCTGTCCTTATCCCACTCCTCAAGCTGGATCACCATGTCAATGGACTGGGTGTTCTTTACGCTCTCGACGCCGAATAAGGTCTTTACGTCGATGATTCCGATGCCGCGAAGCTCGATGAAATATCTCGTGATGTCCGGCGCAGAGCCGATTAAGGTCTCGTCGCTGACCTTGCGGATCTCCACCACGTCGTCGCTTACGAGACGGTGGCCGCGCTTAATGAGCTCCAGAGCAGCCTCGCTCTTACCGATGCCGCTCTCACCGGTAATTAAAACGCCTTCGCCGAATACGTCCACAAGGACGCCGTGGATGCTGATGCAGGGCGCAAGCTTTACCTTCATCCAGCGGATTACCTCCGCCATCACGTCGGATGTGGTCTTTTCCGAAACGAGGCAGGCCACGCCGTAGTGATTGCAGAGCTCCGTCACCCACTCCTCCGGCATCAGATTCCGGCAGAACAGGATGCACGGGATTTTGCTGGAAATCAGCTTGTCATACATGGCCTTCCTGCGCTCGATGGGAAGGCTCTGGAGATAGGCGATCTCCACATTTCCAAGCATCTGGACGCGCTCGTTGTCAAAATGGCTGTAAAAGCCGGTGAGCTGGAGGGCCGGCCGGTTCACCTCCGGGTGAGCCACCACGATTTTATCGGTGTCCAGCTCCGGAGTCAGGTTCTTAAGGCCCATCTTGTTAATCAGTTCCGTTATCGTAACTCCATACATACTTTTATTCCCTCTCCTGCGTTTTCATTCATCCTAACATACATTGCTCTCGTTGTCACGGGTTTCATGGAAAAACCGGTACACGTTCTCGGCTGCCTTCCGGTTCATCCCTTCGGTGGATGCGAGCTCCTCAAGGCTTGCGTCCCGGACGGCCTCCGGTGATTTGAACCGCCGCATAAGCGCCTTGCGCCTTGCCGGGCCGATGCCCTCGATGTCATCCAAGATCGAATGCACCTGCCCTTTGCTCCTTAAACTTCTGTGGTATTCGATGGCGAAGCGGTGGGCCTCGTCCTGGATCCGCGTGATGAGCTTAAAGCCTTCACTGTAACGGTCGATGGGGATCTCCACATTCTGATAGTACAGCCCCCTCGTCCTGTGGTTATCGTCCTTTACCATGCCGCAGACCGGGATCGAAAGCTTTAACTCCGAAAGAACCTTTAAGGCGATGTTTACCTGGCCGCGGCCGCCGTCCATCATGATGAGGTCGGGGAACCTGGTAAAGCTTCCGAAATCGGCGTCGCCGCCTTCCTCCGCCATGGCCTGCCGCTCTGTAAGGCCATGCTCGAACCGTCTCGTGAGCACTTCTTCCATGGAAGCGTAGTCATTGGGGCCTTTGACGGTTTTAATCCGGAATTTCCTGTAATCATTCCGCTTAGGCCGCCCGTCCTCGTAGACTACCATGGAGCCCACGGACTCGAAGCCGTTTATATTGGAGATATCGAAGGCCTCCACCCGGCGGAGATGCCCGAGTCCCAGCCACTCCCCGATCTGGTTCATGGCGCCGATGGTACGAAGCTCCTCGCGCTTGATTTTTTCTTTATCCTGGGACAGCACTAAGAGCGCATTTTTTGCCGCCAGCTCCACAAGCCGCTCTTTCTGGCCTTTTTTCGGCACGACGAATTTCACGTTCTGGCCGCGGCACCTCGTGAGCCACTGGCAGACTAACTCCATCTCCTCAAATTCCTGCTGTACCCAGACTTCCCTGGGAATGAACGGCGTCCCGGCATAAAACTGCTTGACGAAGCTCCCGATGATCTGGCCGTCGTCCTCGGCCGTGGACGCGGAAACATGGAAATGCTCTCTTCCGATTAACTTCCCGTCGCGGACAAAAAAGACCTGGACGACGGCGTCGGCATCGTCCCTGGCCATGGCGATGATGTCCCTGTCTTCCATGCTCTGACTTGTGATTTTCTGCTTCTGGGCCACCTGTTTTACGCTGTTTAACAGCTCCCGGTACTCGATGGCCTTTTCAAAGTCCATCTCCTCGGAGGCGTCAAGCATCTTTTTTTCCAGCATAGAAAGCACCGGCCCGTAGTGGCCGTTTAAAAATTCCAGGGTCTGCGCCACGGCGTTTCCGTATTCTTCTTTGCTGATATAGCCCTGGCAGGGAGCCGAACACTGTTTGATATGGTAGTTTAAGCAGGGGCGTTCTTTGCCGATGTCCTTCGGCAGATTCCGATTGCAGGTGCGGATTTTCCAGAGCTTGTGGATCAAATCAATGGTATCCTTTACGGCACCGGCGCTTGTGTAGGGGCCGAAGTACCGGCTTTTGTCCTTTTTCATCGTCCTGGAAAAGAGTACCCGCGGGAAGTCCTCGTCCACCGTCACCTTGATGTAAGGGTAGGTCTTATCATCCTTTAACATCGTGTTGTATTTTGGACGGTATTCTTTTATGAGGTTGCACTCGAGAACCAGGGCTTCCAACTCCGAATCGGTGATGATGTACTCAAATCTGGCGATCCGCGACACCATTTTTTCGATTTTCGCCGTCTTGTTGCGGCTGCTCTGGAAATACTGGCGCACACGGTTTTTAAGGCTGATGGCCTTTCCCACGTAAATGATCTCATCGCGCTTATCGTGCATGATGTAGACGCCTGGGGAGGCCGGCAGTTTTTTCAGTTCTTCTTCTATATTAAAAGGGGTATCCTGTTCCGTCAACGCAGTCTCTCTCCATCATATTTCTGGAGCAGCAAGAGATGTCTTCGGATGGCCGAAAGCTGCTCCGCGATTTCCCCGCCTGCCGGGTGCATATCTAAAACCATGTAGATGTCGTCCAGCTCTTTTTGTGTCACATGGCCGGAAAGCCTGGCAAGGCAGGTGAACTTCCAATCATAATTTTTCGAATCCAGCGCATCGAGGAATTCCATCAGGTACGGGTTCGGCGTGGCCGCTTCCTCCATGTCCGAAGCCCCGGTGCCTTCCCCGCATTCTGCCTCTGACGGGGTAAACGGCTCAAACCGGTACTCCTGACGCGCCTCGGGGTACTTTTCTTTGTCCACCTTCTCCATGAACATGGCGAGGGGACGCACCCAGATTTTGTAGTCGCCGTACAAAGCCTGGTACACCACCATGGGCTCTCCCGTCTCGGAATGGTAGGCGATTGTCACGATCTGATAAATCCTATTTTTAAAGTGCCGGTAAAATTCTCCCGGCACCGGCACATTTCTTTTTTCATTCATTTTTTTACTCCCTGGCCGCAACGCCGCCGAAGTGATAGCGGTTCGCAGCACTCCATAACATCCATTCGTCATAGCCTGCATCTTTTACGGCCTGAATCTGGGCGGCAATCTCATTGTCGCCGTATTCAATATGGTGTGTGAGCCACGTAGCCGTAAAATCCTGGAGCCACGGCCGTACAATGGCCTGATTGCTCACATGGCCGTCCTCCTCGGCCGCTGCCTCCAAAACCGTCCGCGACTTCTGGAGAGCCGCCAGGATCGTATCGTAGGGTTGCGTGTCGGGGTGTTCGAGGCCAAAATTCCCGTCGCCGTAGTGGGACGGATAAATCATCGGGCAGATATAGTCCAGATGCTTTGCCATCTCCGTATAGATCTGGCCCACGGCATTGGCGTCGATCTCGCTGCCGATGATGGTGCCGAACACGTCGGCCGACACGAACAGCCCCTGGGACGCCAGGTTTTCGTAGGCATATTTTACAAATTCCGTGATGACGTCGGTCTTGGAGCGGCCCTGGGTCACGGCCTCGTCAAAAACCACGTTATTCATGGAGCTTTCTGTGGAGAAGCGGATATAGTCAAACTGCACCTCGTCGAAGCCCAGCTCCTTTGCGGCCGTCCCCACTTCCATCAGGTAATCCCACACCTCTTTCCGGTAGGGATCCACCCAGGCCATGCCCTGACGGTCGCGGTAAAGGCTCCCGTCGGCCAGATGAAGGCTCCATTCCGGCTTTTTCTCCGCAAGATACGGGTCGCGGAACGCCACCACGCGGGCGATCACATAGAGGCCCCTCTCTTTTAAGGAAGCGATTAAGGACTCTGCGTCCTTCATGTAGGCGCGGCAGGCGCCGATCTCCGTCACCGTCGGCGTGTCGATATTGGCGGTGATCCGGCCCTCGTCGTCCTTAAAGTCGATGACGACCGTGTTGATCTCCGTGGTCGCCGCACTGTCCAAAATATTGTTAAACAGCTCGGGGCTTCCGGAA comes from the Eubacteriaceae bacterium Marseille-Q4139 genome and includes:
- a CDS encoding HPr family phosphocarrier protein, which encodes MTKRTVTIELASGLEARPIAMLVQLASSYESKIYVQSDSRKVNAKSIMGMMTLELPVGEQVIVMAEGEDEEKAVSDIEKYLSNN
- the whiA gene encoding DNA-binding protein WhiA — its product is MSFSSKIKDELSRQLSPARHCQIAEIAAILSLCGRIQISGDERYSIKIHTENVTVARKCFTLLKKTFNINTDISIRKNAHLGKNRIYSVCVKEHEDALRVLKATKLLADDGEIRENLSVVGNVVVQNPCCRRAFLRGAFLASGSVSDPEKFYHLEIVCTAEPKARQLQSIMATFDMDARIVIRKRYFVVYIKEGNQIADMLNVMEAPLALMEFENIRILKEMRGNVNRQVNCETANINKTVSAAMKQIDDIQYIRDTIGFEGLPAGLEEIARARLEKPEATLKELGEELEPPVGKSGVNHRLRKLSDLAERLREERAEN
- the rapZ gene encoding RNase adapter RapZ, with translation MRLVIVTGMSGAGKTTALKILEDLGFYCVDNLPVPLVEKFAELTRDNPGGRQDAALGIDIRSGEELPLLKDVIRKWRETGQPFTILFLDSGDSVLIKRYKETRRSHPLSGVGRLERGIALEREKLSFLKEEADYILDTSRLLWKDLRQELEKIVCGDGIFQNLYVTVLSFGFKHGIPADADLVFDVRFLPNPHYIEELRPHTGNDRDVQEYVMQGGTAGQFLDKLEDMLDFLLPKYILEGKTQLVIAIGCTGGRHRSVTIANALAGRLSAAGHFGVRLEHRDAFRDGGR
- the murB gene encoding UDP-N-acetylmuramate dehydrogenase, which codes for MEVKIRESMKRHTTFRAGGEAEWFLLPETAEELAAVLRAIKKAGAAWYMIGNGSNLLVSDKGFPGAVISMERFRNLSVSENTIRAGAGVLLSKLAGEALKAGLSGLEFAAGIPGSLGGAVVMNAGAYGSEMKDVLKSVSVLSQEGEILELPCEELCLGYRKSCIGEKGFTVLEAEVSLEKGEPETIRARMEELAKQRREKQPLEFPSAGSTFKRPEGNFAGKLIEEAGLKGFSIGGAAVSEKHAGFVINKGGAAAADIYRLCREVRRRVYENSGVLLELEIRLLGEFEE
- the hprK gene encoding HPr(Ser) kinase/phosphatase, with translation MYGVTITELINKMGLKNLTPELDTDKIVVAHPEVNRPALQLTGFYSHFDNERVQMLGNVEIAYLQSLPIERRKAMYDKLISSKIPCILFCRNLMPEEWVTELCNHYGVACLVSEKTTSDVMAEVIRWMKVKLAPCISIHGVLVDVFGEGVLITGESGIGKSEAALELIKRGHRLVSDDVVEIRKVSDETLIGSAPDITRYFIELRGIGIIDVKTLFGVESVKNTQSIDMVIQLEEWDKDREYDRLGMEDQYTEYLGNRVVCHKIPIRPGRNLAIIVESAAVNYRQKKMGYNAAKELYNRVQANMAKRD
- the uvrC gene encoding excinuclease ABC subunit UvrC, translating into MTEQDTPFNIEEELKKLPASPGVYIMHDKRDEIIYVGKAISLKNRVRQYFQSSRNKTAKIEKMVSRIARFEYIITDSELEALVLECNLIKEYRPKYNTMLKDDKTYPYIKVTVDEDFPRVLFSRTMKKDKSRYFGPYTSAGAVKDTIDLIHKLWKIRTCNRNLPKDIGKERPCLNYHIKQCSAPCQGYISKEEYGNAVAQTLEFLNGHYGPVLSMLEKKMLDASEEMDFEKAIEYRELLNSVKQVAQKQKITSQSMEDRDIIAMARDDADAVVQVFFVRDGKLIGREHFHVSASTAEDDGQIIGSFVKQFYAGTPFIPREVWVQQEFEEMELVCQWLTRCRGQNVKFVVPKKGQKERLVELAAKNALLVLSQDKEKIKREELRTIGAMNQIGEWLGLGHLRRVEAFDISNINGFESVGSMVVYEDGRPKRNDYRKFRIKTVKGPNDYASMEEVLTRRFEHGLTERQAMAEEGGDADFGSFTRFPDLIMMDGGRGQVNIALKVLSELKLSIPVCGMVKDDNHRTRGLYYQNVEIPIDRYSEGFKLITRIQDEAHRFAIEYHRSLRSKGQVHSILDDIEGIGPARRKALMRRFKSPEAVRDASLEELASTEGMNRKAAENVYRFFHETRDNESNVC
- a CDS encoding DUF1653 domain-containing protein codes for the protein MNEKRNVPVPGEFYRHFKNRIYQIVTIAYHSETGEPMVVYQALYGDYKIWVRPLAMFMEKVDKEKYPEARQEYRFEPFTPSEAECGEGTGASDMEEAATPNPYLMEFLDALDSKNYDWKFTCLARLSGHVTQKELDDIYMVLDMHPAGGEIAEQLSAIRRHLLLLQKYDGERLR
- a CDS encoding putative glycoside hydrolase → MKKCIFAALLACLMAFTGCSRYEPAEEPAPEETVPSSASPEEETSGIKVIENAGPNQDRTISLRIVDENNPALPGRVPEKVRGIYITGPVSGSPELFNNILDSAATTEINTVVIDFKDDEGRITANIDTPTVTEIGACRAYMKDAESLIASLKERGLYVIARVVAFRDPYLAEKKPEWSLHLADGSLYRDRQGMAWVDPYRKEVWDYLMEVGTAAKELGFDEVQFDYIRFSTESSMNNVVFDEAVTQGRSKTDVITEFVKYAYENLASQGLFVSADVFGTIIGSEIDANAVGQIYTEMAKHLDYICPMIYPSHYGDGNFGLEHPDTQPYDTILAALQKSRTVLEAAAEEDGHVSNQAIVRPWLQDFTATWLTHHIEYGDNEIAAQIQAVKDAGYDEWMLWSAANRYHFGGVAARE